One window from the genome of Sphaerotilus microaerophilus encodes:
- a CDS encoding FAD-dependent oxidoreductase: MDTLHAPDIATAAAAESLARPLKIAVVGAGPVGLALALLAAQRLPQATVCVYDSLPADHDISRDARTLALSLGSVQLLQQLGLWADIAAQAAPIRAVNVSQQQPALLGLLNPLNPLAAHRSGPAVEPQVWIRAEEEGVEQLGAVASYGAIVAPLRAAWQAACAAHPERCQARYGTPVSGLSRRPGGVEVDAQVVERHDLAVIAEGGVFADQARRAVHRDYRQRAWVGTVTLADTPAGTAWERFTPQGPAALLPLPDAMELAPGQPGGQASGTRRASLVWCVPSDDDPVESLSEAQRLAVLAHIFPAEVGRFVGISALKVFSLGLNAERSLVEGRTVRIGNAAQTLHPVAGQGLNLGLRDAHALLQALRTTPDVDAALARVAWQRAPDRWALIAATDFLARSFTWQLPGLSTLRGAGLATLQQIPPLKSWLARRMMFGHR, from the coding sequence ATGGACACCCTGCACGCCCCCGACATCGCCACCGCCGCCGCCGCCGAGTCACTGGCCCGCCCGCTGAAGATCGCCGTGGTCGGAGCCGGGCCGGTCGGTCTCGCGCTGGCCCTGCTGGCCGCGCAGCGGCTGCCGCAGGCGACGGTGTGCGTCTACGACAGCCTGCCGGCCGACCACGACATCTCGCGCGATGCGCGCACGCTGGCGCTGTCGCTGGGCAGCGTGCAGCTGCTGCAGCAGCTGGGCCTGTGGGCCGACATCGCGGCGCAGGCCGCGCCGATCCGGGCAGTCAACGTCTCGCAGCAGCAGCCGGCGCTCCTGGGCCTGCTGAATCCGCTGAACCCGCTGGCAGCGCACCGCAGCGGACCGGCGGTGGAGCCGCAGGTCTGGATCCGGGCGGAGGAGGAGGGCGTGGAGCAGCTCGGCGCGGTGGCGAGCTACGGCGCCATCGTCGCGCCGCTGCGTGCGGCCTGGCAGGCCGCCTGTGCGGCCCATCCCGAGCGCTGCCAGGCGCGCTACGGCACGCCGGTCAGTGGCCTGAGTCGACGCCCGGGCGGTGTCGAGGTGGATGCCCAGGTGGTCGAGCGCCACGACCTGGCGGTGATCGCCGAGGGCGGCGTGTTTGCCGACCAGGCCCGCCGTGCGGTGCACCGCGACTACCGGCAGCGCGCCTGGGTCGGCACCGTGACGCTGGCCGATACGCCCGCCGGCACGGCCTGGGAGCGCTTCACGCCGCAGGGGCCGGCGGCGCTGCTGCCGTTGCCTGACGCAATGGAGCTGGCACCGGGGCAGCCAGGCGGCCAGGCGAGCGGCACCCGCCGCGCCTCGCTGGTGTGGTGCGTGCCTAGCGACGACGACCCGGTCGAGTCGCTCAGCGAGGCGCAGCGCCTGGCGGTGCTGGCGCACATCTTCCCGGCCGAGGTCGGCCGCTTCGTCGGCATCAGTGCGCTGAAGGTCTTTTCGCTCGGGCTGAACGCCGAGCGCAGCCTGGTCGAGGGCCGCACCGTGCGCATCGGCAACGCGGCGCAGACGCTGCACCCGGTCGCTGGCCAGGGGCTGAACCTGGGGCTGCGCGACGCCCACGCGCTGCTGCAGGCCCTGCGCACCACGCCCGATGTCGATGCGGCGCTCGCGCGGGTCGCCTGGCAGCGCGCACCGGACCGCTGGGCGCTGATCGCCGCCACCGACTTCCTGGCGCGCAGCTTCACCTGGCAGCTGCCGGGGCTGTCGACACTGCGCGGTGCCGGGCTGGCCACGCTGCAGCAGATCCCGCCGCTGAAGTCCTGGCTGGCGCGGCGCATGATGTTCGGCCACCGCTGA
- a CDS encoding primosomal protein N', whose product MALPRHSGIDAALDYLSPVALPVGQLVRVPLGRRVVMGVAWDGGASEPADPGHPDDRAHPSHPTHPADPVAVGEAADLKPVAEVLEALPPLDAGWCELVRFAAGYYQRSLGELALTVLPPELRDVDGVQLQRRLKRLAKRSAVPSIAGEVPGAPTLPALSEDQQAVLTALAASAPATHLLHGVTGSGKTEVYLRAAEAELAKGRQVLVLVPEINLTPQLEARFAQRFPAHRLVSLHSGLTPAQRLQHWLAAHLGQAQLVLGTRMAVFASLPRLGLIVVDEEHDPSYKQQEGARYSARDLAVWRGRQANVAVLLGSATPSLETWLNATPAPEGPGRYQRLAMPRRIGDGGLPAVRLLDLQRVVGMHGSRVMREHPLAPELLAALRERVARGEQSFVLLNRRGYAPVLHCTGCGWKSGCPHCSAWRVFHKVDRSLRCHHCGFSERVPRACPVCGDPDIQPMGRGTERLEEQLAEQLPGARIGRIDADTTRSKGSLESQLAAVHAGEVDVLVGTQMVAKGHDFRRMTLVAAVNADSALFSSDFRAPERLFALLLQAAGRAGRDAAHAARSEMWIQTWYPDHPLYQALQAQDYEAFAASQLAERRVASLPPFSCLALLRAEARSQEAALGFLHEAARAAEALGALQAGVQIYPPVPAALQRVANVERAQMLLEAPLRPPLQRLLAAWVPRLQEANRGEHRVLRWAVDVDPQAI is encoded by the coding sequence GTGGCCCTGCCCCGGCACAGCGGGATCGACGCGGCGCTGGACTACCTCAGCCCGGTGGCGCTGCCGGTCGGCCAGTTGGTGCGGGTGCCGCTCGGTCGGCGGGTGGTCATGGGCGTCGCCTGGGACGGGGGAGCGTCCGAACCGGCGGATCCGGGCCATCCGGACGACCGGGCCCATCCCTCCCATCCCACCCATCCGGCCGACCCGGTGGCGGTGGGTGAGGCGGCCGACCTGAAGCCCGTGGCCGAGGTGCTGGAGGCCCTGCCGCCGCTGGACGCGGGTTGGTGCGAGCTGGTGCGCTTTGCGGCCGGCTACTACCAGCGCAGCCTGGGCGAGCTGGCGCTGACGGTGCTGCCGCCCGAGCTGCGCGATGTGGATGGCGTGCAACTGCAGCGGCGGCTGAAGCGCCTCGCCAAGCGCAGTGCGGTGCCGTCGATCGCGGGCGAGGTCCCCGGGGCACCGACGCTGCCAGCGCTGTCCGAGGACCAGCAGGCCGTGCTGACGGCGCTGGCGGCCAGTGCGCCGGCCACCCACCTGCTGCACGGCGTCACCGGCAGCGGCAAGACCGAGGTCTACCTGCGTGCGGCCGAGGCCGAGCTGGCCAAGGGGCGCCAGGTGCTGGTGCTGGTGCCGGAGATCAACCTGACGCCGCAGCTGGAGGCGCGCTTCGCGCAGCGCTTCCCGGCGCACCGGCTGGTGTCGCTGCACAGTGGCCTGACGCCGGCCCAGCGCCTGCAGCACTGGCTGGCCGCCCACCTCGGCCAGGCGCAGCTGGTGCTGGGCACGCGCATGGCGGTATTCGCCTCGCTGCCGCGCCTCGGGCTGATCGTGGTCGACGAGGAGCACGACCCCTCCTACAAGCAGCAGGAGGGCGCCCGTTACTCGGCCAGGGACCTGGCGGTCTGGCGCGGCCGGCAGGCCAACGTGGCGGTGCTGCTGGGCTCGGCCACGCCCTCGCTGGAAACCTGGCTGAACGCCACGCCGGCGCCGGAGGGACCGGGGCGCTACCAGCGCCTGGCGATGCCCCGGCGCATCGGCGATGGCGGCCTGCCGGCGGTGCGGCTGCTGGACCTGCAGCGCGTCGTCGGCATGCACGGCAGCCGCGTGATGCGCGAGCACCCCCTGGCGCCCGAGCTGTTGGCGGCGCTGCGCGAGCGCGTGGCGCGCGGCGAGCAGAGCTTCGTGCTGCTGAACCGGCGCGGCTATGCCCCGGTGCTGCACTGCACCGGCTGCGGCTGGAAGAGCGGCTGCCCGCACTGCAGCGCCTGGCGCGTCTTCCACAAGGTGGACCGCAGCCTGCGCTGCCACCACTGTGGCTTCAGCGAGCGCGTGCCGCGGGCCTGCCCGGTCTGTGGCGACCCCGACATCCAGCCGATGGGCCGCGGTACCGAGCGGCTGGAGGAGCAGCTGGCCGAGCAGCTGCCCGGCGCGCGCATCGGCCGCATCGACGCCGACACCACGCGCAGCAAGGGCAGCCTGGAGAGCCAGCTCGCCGCGGTGCACGCCGGCGAGGTGGACGTGCTGGTGGGCACGCAGATGGTGGCCAAGGGGCACGACTTCCGTCGCATGACGCTGGTGGCGGCGGTGAATGCCGACAGCGCGCTGTTCTCCAGCGACTTCCGCGCGCCTGAACGCCTGTTCGCCCTGCTGCTGCAGGCGGCCGGGCGGGCCGGGCGCGATGCCGCCCATGCCGCGCGCAGCGAGATGTGGATCCAGACCTGGTACCCGGACCACCCGCTCTACCAGGCCCTGCAGGCGCAGGACTACGAGGCCTTTGCCGCCAGCCAGCTGGCCGAGCGCCGGGTGGCGTCGCTGCCGCCCTTCAGCTGCCTGGCGCTGCTGCGGGCCGAGGCGCGCAGCCAGGAGGCGGCGCTGGGCTTCCTGCACGAGGCGGCACGGGCCGCCGAGGCGCTCGGCGCGCTGCAGGCCGGGGTGCAGATCTACCCGCCGGTGCCCGCCGCGCTGCAGCGCGTGGCCAACGTCGAACGCGCGCAGATGCTGCTCGAAGCGCCCCTTCGCCCACCGCTGCAGCGCCTGTTGGCGGCCTGGGTGCCGCGCCTGCAGGAGGCCAACCGGGGTGAGCACCGCGTGCTGCGCTGGGCGGTGGATGTGGATCCCCAGGCGATTTGA
- the hemE gene encoding uroporphyrinogen decarboxylase — protein sequence MFAPLQNDTLLRALRRQPTDHTPIWLMRQAGRYLPEYRATRELAGSFMGLATHRDYATEVTLQPLERYDLDAAILFSDILTVPDAMGLGLSFAAGEGPKFARPVRDEAAVAALEVPDMAKLQYVFDAVTSIRRALNGRVPLIGFSGSPWTLACYMVEGGGSDDYRLVKSMLYRRPDLMHRLLAVTADAVALYLNTQIEAGAQAVMVFDSWGGVLADGAFQDFSLAYTRRVLAGLKRDHAGEHIPRIVFTKGGGLWLEEIAACDTDAVGLDWTMDLGRARALVGHKVALQGNMDPNVLFAEPAQIAAEARRLLDRFGPHAGHVFNLGHGISQHTPPESVTALVEAVRTHSRAMRGLA from the coding sequence ATGTTTGCCCCACTCCAGAACGACACCCTGCTGCGCGCCCTGCGCCGTCAGCCCACTGACCATACGCCGATCTGGCTGATGCGCCAAGCCGGGCGCTACCTGCCGGAGTACCGCGCCACGCGCGAGCTGGCCGGCAGCTTCATGGGGCTGGCGACCCACCGGGACTACGCCACCGAGGTCACGCTGCAGCCGCTGGAGCGCTATGACCTGGACGCGGCGATCCTGTTCTCCGACATCCTGACGGTGCCGGATGCGATGGGCCTGGGCCTGAGCTTCGCGGCGGGTGAAGGGCCGAAGTTCGCCCGCCCGGTGCGCGACGAGGCAGCGGTGGCCGCGCTCGAAGTGCCGGACATGGCGAAGCTGCAGTACGTCTTCGACGCCGTCACCTCGATCCGCCGGGCGCTGAACGGCCGCGTGCCGCTGATCGGCTTTTCCGGCAGCCCCTGGACCCTGGCCTGCTACATGGTCGAGGGCGGTGGCAGCGATGACTACCGGCTCGTCAAGAGCATGCTCTACCGCCGCCCGGACCTGATGCACCGCCTGCTCGCCGTGACCGCCGACGCGGTGGCGCTGTACCTGAACACCCAGATCGAAGCCGGCGCCCAGGCGGTCATGGTTTTCGACAGCTGGGGTGGCGTGCTGGCCGATGGCGCCTTCCAGGACTTCAGCCTGGCCTACACCCGCCGCGTGCTGGCCGGCCTGAAGCGTGACCACGCCGGCGAACACATCCCGCGCATCGTCTTCACCAAGGGCGGCGGGCTCTGGCTGGAGGAGATCGCTGCCTGCGACACCGATGCGGTCGGCCTCGACTGGACGATGGACCTGGGCCGTGCTCGCGCCCTGGTGGGCCACAAGGTGGCGCTGCAGGGCAACATGGACCCGAACGTGCTGTTTGCCGAACCGGCGCAGATCGCCGCCGAGGCGCGCCGCCTGCTCGACCGTTTCGGGCCCCACGCCGGCCATGTGTTCAACCTGGGGCATGGCATCAGCCAGCACACGCCCCCCGAGTCGGTGACCGCGTTGGTCGAGGCGGTTCGTACTCACTCACGTGCCATGCGAGGCCTGGCCTGA
- a CDS encoding LemA family protein: protein MHRLFRLGWMVALLGLTGLLGGCGYNDFQRLDEAVKSSWAEVLNQYQRRADLVPNLVATVKGEAAFEQDTLTKVVEARAKATSIQVTPELANDPEALKRFQAAQGELSSALSRLLVVSENYPNLKANQGFQDLRVQLEGTENRITVARNRYIKAVQDYNVLVRSFPSNLTAMVFSYPVKPSLTVANEAQISQPPAVNFDRPASR from the coding sequence ATGCATCGGCTGTTCAGGCTGGGGTGGATGGTGGCGCTGCTGGGGCTGACGGGCTTGCTCGGTGGCTGTGGCTACAACGATTTCCAACGGCTGGACGAGGCGGTGAAGTCGAGCTGGGCCGAGGTACTCAACCAGTACCAACGCCGTGCCGATCTGGTCCCGAACCTGGTGGCCACCGTGAAAGGCGAGGCGGCCTTCGAGCAGGACACGCTGACCAAGGTGGTCGAGGCGCGTGCCAAGGCCACCTCCATCCAGGTCACGCCCGAACTGGCCAACGACCCCGAGGCGCTCAAGCGCTTCCAGGCCGCGCAGGGCGAGTTGAGCAGCGCGCTGTCGCGCCTGCTGGTCGTCAGCGAGAACTACCCCAACCTGAAGGCCAACCAGGGCTTCCAGGACCTGCGCGTGCAGCTCGAAGGCACCGAGAACCGCATCACCGTGGCGCGCAACCGCTACATCAAGGCGGTGCAGGACTACAACGTGCTGGTGCGCAGCTTCCCGAGCAACCTCACGGCGATGGTGTTCAGCTACCCCGTCAAACCCAGCCTGACCGTGGCCAACGAGGCACAAATCAGTCAGCCTCCGGCGGTGAATTTCGACCGGCCCGCCTCGCGCTGA
- a CDS encoding TPM domain-containing protein — MHLVHRHGLRASLARAVALLWLALFACLPRLAWCQEVQAIPPLSGRVVDSAGLLAADARLRLEQQLATLEQETGAQVVVLAVATTAPEDIAAYAQRVGEAWKLGRRTVGDGLLIVVASQDRRVRIEVAKALEGAVPDLAAKRIISESVGPAFKRGEYAQGLSAAIDRIGERVRAEKLGAAGSGDIATRAPDDTGDAWLEWLLPALIALPVLARVLTGVFGRKLGALLAGAGGGTVGWLLTQSLPIAAAAGLAAFVVTLVIGVGGALKRAAQGTRHGPVVWGPPGGWSGGGGGWSSGGSDSGGGFTSGGGGDFGGGGASGDW, encoded by the coding sequence ATGCACCTCGTTCACCGGCATGGTCTTCGCGCGTCGCTGGCGCGGGCAGTCGCGCTGCTCTGGCTGGCGTTGTTCGCCTGCCTGCCACGGCTGGCCTGGTGCCAGGAGGTGCAGGCGATCCCGCCGCTGTCAGGCCGGGTGGTTGACAGCGCGGGCCTGCTGGCCGCTGACGCGAGGCTGCGCCTGGAGCAACAGCTGGCCACCCTGGAGCAGGAAACCGGCGCCCAGGTGGTCGTGCTGGCCGTGGCGACCACGGCGCCCGAGGACATCGCCGCCTATGCCCAGCGCGTCGGTGAAGCCTGGAAGCTCGGGCGTCGCACGGTGGGCGACGGGCTGCTGATCGTGGTGGCCAGCCAGGACCGGCGGGTGCGCATCGAGGTGGCGAAGGCGCTTGAAGGCGCCGTGCCCGACCTGGCGGCCAAGCGCATCATCAGCGAATCGGTCGGCCCGGCCTTCAAGCGCGGGGAGTATGCCCAAGGGCTCTCTGCTGCGATCGACCGGATCGGCGAGCGCGTCCGTGCAGAGAAGCTGGGCGCCGCCGGTTCGGGCGACATCGCCACGCGCGCGCCTGATGACACGGGGGATGCCTGGCTCGAATGGCTCCTGCCCGCCCTGATCGCACTGCCGGTGCTGGCGCGGGTACTGACTGGGGTCTTCGGTCGGAAGCTCGGTGCGCTGCTGGCCGGCGCAGGCGGGGGCACCGTGGGCTGGCTGTTGACCCAGTCGCTGCCGATCGCCGCGGCGGCTGGCCTGGCGGCCTTCGTCGTGACACTGGTGATCGGCGTGGGCGGCGCCTTGAAACGCGCGGCGCAGGGTACCCGCCATGGCCCGGTCGTCTGGGGCCCCCCCGGCGGCTGGAGCGGAGGCGGTGGAGGCTGGAGCAGCGGTGGCAGCGACAGTGGCGGCGGCTTCACCAGCGGTGGCGGCGGTGATTTCGGGGGCGGCGGCGCCTCGGGGGACTGGTGA
- a CDS encoding TPM domain-containing protein, with amino-acid sequence MRRKLRVWWRHLWLDQGDARRALGGSAGLDELTRAVQRCEARHAAQVRLCVEASLPWRYLWRGDAPGVRARSMFAKLGVWDTEANNGVLIYALLADRALEIVADRGVHARVMAGEWDAALSQARQAITAGGGLTQGLIAALEHIATTLEPLYPVLPGGDASNNELPDPPELG; translated from the coding sequence ATGCGGCGCAAGCTCCGGGTGTGGTGGCGCCACCTCTGGCTCGATCAGGGCGATGCCCGGCGCGCGCTGGGCGGCTCGGCCGGGCTGGACGAGCTGACGCGGGCCGTGCAGCGCTGCGAGGCGCGCCATGCGGCGCAGGTGCGCCTCTGCGTCGAGGCCTCGCTGCCCTGGCGCTACCTGTGGCGCGGCGACGCACCGGGCGTTCGCGCCCGGTCGATGTTTGCCAAGCTGGGGGTCTGGGACACCGAGGCCAACAACGGCGTGCTGATCTACGCGCTGCTCGCGGACCGGGCCCTGGAGATCGTGGCGGACCGCGGTGTCCATGCGCGCGTCATGGCCGGGGAATGGGACGCTGCCCTGTCTCAGGCGCGGCAGGCCATCACGGCAGGGGGTGGATTGACGCAGGGCCTGATCGCTGCGCTGGAGCACATCGCTACCACGCTGGAGCCGCTGTACCCTGTCCTGCCTGGGGGCGATGCGTCCAACAATGAGCTGCCGGACCCGCCCGAGCTGGGCTGA
- a CDS encoding F0F1 ATP synthase subunit epsilon, with protein MATIHVDVVSAEESIFSGEAKFVALPGEAGELGILPKHTPLITRIKPGAVRIERADTGEEEFVFVAGGILEVQPDCVTVLADTAIRGHDLDEAKAHEAKRLAEEAMKNAKSDIDFARAQSEFAVMAAQIAAITKLRKK; from the coding sequence ATGGCAACCATTCATGTCGACGTGGTCTCCGCGGAAGAGTCGATCTTCTCCGGCGAGGCCAAGTTCGTCGCGCTGCCGGGCGAGGCGGGTGAGCTGGGCATCCTGCCCAAGCACACCCCGCTGATCACCCGCATCAAGCCGGGCGCCGTGCGCATCGAGCGTGCCGACACCGGTGAAGAAGAGTTCGTCTTCGTTGCCGGGGGCATCCTCGAAGTGCAGCCCGACTGCGTGACCGTGCTGGCCGATACCGCGATCCGCGGGCATGACCTCGACGAAGCCAAGGCCCACGAGGCCAAGCGGCTCGCCGAAGAAGCGATGAAGAACGCCAAGAGCGACATCGACTTCGCCCGTGCCCAGAGCGAGTTCGCCGTGATGGCGGCGCAGATCGCAGCGATCACCAAGCTGCGCAAGAAGTGA
- the atpD gene encoding F0F1 ATP synthase subunit beta: MANTQAVGKIVQCIGAVVDVEFPRDQMPKIYDALKLEGTALTLEVQQQLGDGVVRTIALGSSDGLRRGIEVKNTGAGITVPVGPATLGRIMDVLGNPIDERGPVSMDLSAPIHRKAPAYDELSPSQELLETGIKVIDLICPFAKGGKVGLFGGAGVGKTVNMMELINNIAKAHSGLSVFAGVGERTREGNDFYHEMADSGVVNLEDLSKSKVSMVYGQMNEPPGNRLRVALTGLTIAESFRDEGRDVLFFVDNIYRYTLAGTEVSALLGRMPSAVGYQPTLAEEMGRLQERITSTKVGSITSIQAVYVPADDLTDPSPATTFAHLDATVVLSRDIASLGIYPAVDPLDSTSRQVDPNVVGEEHYTTTRAVQGILQRYKELRDIIAILGMDELAPEDKLAVARARKIQRFLSQPFHVAEVFTGSPGKYVPLKETIRGFKMIVAGECDHLPEQAFYMVGTIDEAFEKAKKIQ; this comes from the coding sequence ATGGCGAACACTCAAGCGGTCGGCAAGATCGTTCAGTGCATCGGCGCTGTGGTGGACGTGGAATTCCCGCGTGACCAGATGCCCAAGATCTATGACGCGCTGAAGCTCGAAGGCACCGCACTGACGCTCGAAGTCCAGCAGCAGCTGGGTGACGGTGTGGTGCGCACCATTGCGCTGGGCTCGTCCGACGGCCTGCGCCGCGGCATCGAAGTGAAGAACACCGGTGCCGGCATCACCGTGCCGGTCGGCCCCGCCACGCTGGGTCGCATCATGGACGTGCTGGGCAACCCGATCGACGAGCGCGGTCCGGTGTCGATGGACCTGTCGGCCCCGATCCACCGCAAGGCCCCGGCCTACGATGAGTTGAGCCCGTCGCAGGAGCTGCTCGAAACCGGCATCAAGGTGATCGACCTGATCTGCCCGTTCGCCAAGGGCGGCAAAGTGGGTCTGTTCGGTGGTGCCGGCGTGGGCAAGACCGTGAACATGATGGAGCTCATCAACAACATCGCCAAGGCGCACTCGGGTCTGTCCGTGTTTGCCGGCGTGGGTGAGCGTACCCGCGAGGGCAACGACTTCTATCACGAGATGGCCGATTCGGGCGTCGTGAACCTGGAAGATCTATCCAAGTCCAAGGTGTCCATGGTCTACGGCCAGATGAACGAGCCCCCGGGCAACCGTCTGCGCGTGGCCCTGACCGGCCTGACCATCGCCGAGTCGTTCCGCGACGAAGGCCGCGACGTGCTGTTCTTTGTGGACAACATCTACCGCTACACCCTGGCCGGTACCGAAGTGTCCGCGCTGCTGGGCCGCATGCCCTCCGCCGTGGGTTACCAGCCGACGCTGGCCGAGGAAATGGGCCGTCTGCAGGAGCGGATCACGTCCACGAAGGTCGGTTCGATCACCTCCATCCAGGCCGTGTACGTGCCTGCGGATGACTTGACCGACCCGTCGCCCGCCACCACCTTCGCCCACTTGGACGCCACCGTGGTGCTGTCGCGTGACATCGCCTCGCTGGGTATCTACCCCGCCGTGGACCCGCTGGACTCGACCTCCCGCCAGGTCGACCCGAACGTCGTGGGCGAGGAGCACTACACCACGACCCGTGCGGTGCAGGGCATCCTGCAGCGTTACAAGGAACTGCGCGACATCATCGCGATCCTGGGCATGGACGAACTGGCGCCGGAAGACAAGCTGGCCGTGGCCCGTGCCCGCAAGATCCAGCGTTTCCTGTCGCAGCCCTTCCACGTTGCGGAAGTGTTCACCGGTTCGCCCGGCAAGTACGTTCCGCTGAAGGAAACCATCCGCGGCTTCAAGATGATCGTGGCCGGCGAGTGCGATCACCTGCCGGAGCAGGCCTTCTACATGGTCGGCACGATCGACGAAGCCTTCGAGAAGGCCAAGAAGATTCAATAA
- the atpG gene encoding F0F1 ATP synthase subunit gamma — MAAGKEIRGKIKSFENTKKITKAMEMVAASKMRKAQERMRAARPYADKIRNITANLSRATPEYKHPFVVKNSGSGAVGMIIVTTDKGLCGGLNTNVLRAVTNKMRELDAAGTKVRAVAIGNKGFNFLNRIGATVAAHATQLGDVPHLDKLIGPVKVLLDQYAEGKLDAVYLCYTKFINTMKQEPLVEQLLPLSVERLAQTEAEKSAYGWDYLYEPDAQSVIDNLMVRYTEALVFQAVAENMASEQSARMVAMKAATDNAGNLINEFKLVYNKTRQAGITKELSEIVSGAAALGG; from the coding sequence ATGGCGGCCGGCAAGGAAATACGCGGCAAGATCAAGAGCTTCGAGAACACGAAGAAGATCACCAAGGCCATGGAAATGGTGGCCGCGTCCAAGATGCGCAAGGCCCAGGAACGCATGCGTGCGGCCCGGCCTTACGCTGACAAGATCCGCAACATCACGGCCAACCTGTCCCGGGCGACGCCCGAGTACAAGCACCCCTTCGTGGTGAAGAACAGCGGCAGCGGTGCGGTGGGCATGATCATCGTCACGACCGACAAGGGTCTGTGCGGTGGTCTGAACACCAACGTGCTGCGTGCAGTCACCAACAAGATGCGCGAACTCGACGCTGCCGGCACCAAGGTGCGGGCGGTGGCGATCGGCAACAAGGGCTTCAACTTCCTGAATCGCATCGGCGCGACGGTCGCGGCACACGCCACCCAGTTGGGTGACGTGCCGCACCTCGACAAGCTGATCGGCCCGGTGAAGGTGCTGCTCGACCAATATGCCGAGGGCAAGCTCGACGCGGTGTACCTGTGCTACACCAAGTTCATCAACACCATGAAGCAGGAGCCGCTGGTCGAACAGCTGCTGCCCTTGTCGGTGGAGCGTCTGGCCCAGACCGAGGCTGAGAAGTCGGCCTACGGTTGGGACTACCTCTACGAGCCCGATGCGCAATCGGTCATCGACAACCTGATGGTGCGCTACACCGAGGCGCTGGTGTTCCAGGCGGTGGCCGAGAACATGGCGTCCGAGCAGTCTGCGCGGATGGTGGCGATGAAGGCGGCGACCGACAACGCCGGCAACCTGATCAACGAGTTCAAGCTGGTCTACAACAAGACCCGCCAGGCCGGGATCACGAAGGAACTGTCGGAAATCGTCAGCGGCGCCGCGGCGCTGGGTGGTTGA